Proteins from one Candidatus Dependentiae bacterium genomic window:
- a CDS encoding ankyrin repeat domain-containing protein — protein sequence MNYRIIFVSLFFMSFNYSMDTAIHPILNAQYRTAMYQGDKEKIKELLLLISEGNDATMVGIQVLRFAVQNNLIEAAQALIDLGIDGNAQTEDGWTPLTAAVKNGCAEMVKLLLKAGINRSGTNKDGWSPLDIAAHSGHRESLELLLSAGIDSNAQGIFGWTPLHSAAFQGHEEMVKFLIGLGADLDIRSMDGWTALHRAIQGGHANIVRLLLDANALIDAQWKGRNMPFYVALENGRTDVLKTLLDAGADVNAQDSLSIVVQNEHKEAARLLLQSGADVDAPDASGLTCLHKASKSGYTAMVQLLLEFKANMRVIDTRGFTPLCYAAEQGHQKVAQLLIDAGADIDFKSPTGITPLYRATQHGQKAMVKLLLNAGAKVDSRDADGFMPLYVAVKAGHITITEMLLSFMQESQIPQNLIHNFMVIRAQDNLRALEQAPNLQAKVRLLHRNVFLSSRVKEQLRSEKTKLFDAIKEDNVEQVACLLKGGFSLNTCDQNNDTLWHAAMKYASGKVLAFLLSLYPSYTVSVWDKKNNQGLTPLEVAVLSGNGLFLQDIVTKIMAGTPVVVDTKKTRSCVIQ from the coding sequence ATGAATTATCGTATTATTTTTGTTTCTTTGTTTTTTATGTCATTTAATTATTCTATGGATACGGCTATACATCCTATTTTAAATGCACAGTATAGAACAGCTATGTATCAAGGTGATAAAGAAAAAATAAAAGAATTATTGCTTCTTATCTCTGAAGGCAATGATGCAACTATGGTAGGTATCCAAGTGCTTCGCTTTGCGGTACAAAATAATTTAATAGAAGCTGCTCAAGCATTAATTGATTTAGGTATAGATGGTAATGCCCAAACAGAAGATGGCTGGACTCCGCTTACTGCCGCAGTAAAAAATGGTTGCGCAGAAATGGTTAAACTATTACTTAAAGCAGGTATCAATAGGTCTGGTACAAATAAAGATGGTTGGTCACCACTTGATATAGCTGCTCACAGTGGCCATAGAGAAAGCCTTGAGCTACTGCTTAGTGCAGGAATAGATAGTAATGCTCAAGGTATTTTTGGCTGGACGCCACTTCATAGTGCGGCATTTCAAGGTCATGAAGAAATGGTTAAATTTTTAATTGGTTTAGGTGCAGACTTAGACATTCGCTCAATGGATGGTTGGACAGCACTTCATAGGGCAATACAAGGTGGTCATGCTAATATAGTCCGCCTATTATTAGATGCAAACGCTCTTATCGATGCTCAATGGAAGGGCCGCAACATGCCCTTTTATGTAGCATTAGAAAATGGTCGTACAGATGTATTAAAAACATTACTTGATGCTGGTGCTGATGTTAATGCTCAAGATAGTTTATCTATAGTAGTCCAAAATGAGCATAAAGAAGCTGCTCGACTATTGCTTCAATCAGGTGCGGATGTTGATGCTCCAGATGCTTCTGGTTTAACGTGCTTGCATAAAGCTTCAAAAAGTGGCTATACAGCAATGGTTCAGCTGTTACTTGAATTTAAGGCGAATATGCGTGTTATTGATACTCGTGGTTTTACTCCACTGTGCTATGCTGCAGAACAGGGTCATCAAAAAGTAGCTCAATTATTGATTGATGCCGGCGCTGATATTGATTTTAAAAGCCCAACTGGGATTACACCACTCTATAGAGCTACACAACATGGTCAAAAAGCAATGGTTAAATTGTTACTTAATGCGGGTGCTAAAGTTGACAGTAGAGATGCCGATGGCTTTATGCCATTATATGTAGCAGTAAAAGCTGGTCATATAACCATAACGGAGATGTTACTCAGTTTTATGCAAGAGTCTCAAATACCCCAAAATCTTATACATAATTTTATGGTAATTCGAGCTCAAGATAATCTTAGAGCCTTAGAACAAGCACCTAATCTTCAAGCTAAAGTTAGACTATTGCATAGAAATGTTTTTCTCTCTTCAAGGGTAAAAGAGCAACTTCGTAGTGAGAAAACCAAGTTATTTGATGCTATTAAAGAAGATAATGTTGAACAAGTTGCTTGCCTGCTTAAAGGAGGTTTTAGCTTAAATACTTGTGATCAAAATAACGATACTCTGTGGCATGCAGCAATGAAGTATGCTAGTGGTAAAGTATTAGCATTCCTATTAAGCTTGTACCCTTCATACACTGTGAGTGTTTGGGATAAAAAAAACAATCAGGGTCTTACTCCTCTAGAAGTTGCTGTATTGAGTGGCAATGGTCTGTTTTTACAAGATATAGTTACTAAAATAATGGCGGGAACTCCTGTTGTAGTAGATACTAAAAAAACGAGATCCTGTGTAATTCAATAA
- a CDS encoding ankyrin repeat domain-containing protein — MYKNSKLTVVLSLQLLIVCPAMYCMRAYPDLYANQDDARFLGGQPSYPAGPAFNSNGSGMPQASRAPTEIEQALQAIESGADVNSLFNGEALLHLAARTGNLPLVECLLIKGANINLEDQQGYTPLYHALTAHKSDIARLLIANGACEKTSGHSAGLFAYARKLRISEDIVDQLSLRAKEVPTNTPISKRRNSIGHLPICDALRTEDFATFYILVNSASAAEINQQEHDGVTALHQAVMLQDLALHDTGAIEALLQQGANMNIVDSRGQTPLTIAHARSPKIEEFLLSRAAKHQAPKQPTPARPANVALSSASNNQDGSSSSVLGYAGIALGALAAVTWGLMRDK; from the coding sequence ATGTATAAAAATAGTAAATTAACCGTAGTATTAAGCTTACAATTACTTATAGTATGTCCAGCAATGTATTGCATGAGAGCTTATCCAGATTTATATGCAAATCAAGATGATGCGCGATTTTTAGGTGGGCAGCCTAGCTATCCAGCAGGACCAGCTTTTAATTCTAACGGATCTGGTATGCCTCAAGCATCCAGAGCTCCCACTGAAATAGAACAAGCACTACAAGCTATTGAGTCAGGAGCTGACGTTAATAGCTTGTTTAACGGAGAAGCTCTTTTACATCTTGCCGCTCGTACAGGTAATCTTCCTTTAGTGGAATGTTTGCTTATTAAAGGTGCTAACATTAACTTAGAAGATCAGCAAGGTTATACGCCGCTCTATCATGCTCTTACTGCTCATAAATCTGATATAGCGCGGCTGCTTATTGCAAATGGTGCTTGCGAAAAAACAAGTGGTCATAGTGCAGGCTTATTTGCGTATGCTAGAAAATTACGTATCAGCGAAGATATTGTAGATCAACTAAGCTTAAGAGCAAAAGAAGTACCTACAAATACACCTATCTCTAAAAGACGTAATAGTATCGGTCATTTACCCATCTGTGATGCTCTGCGCACAGAAGATTTCGCTACTTTTTATATTCTGGTAAATAGTGCAAGTGCAGCAGAAATTAATCAGCAAGAACATGACGGTGTTACCGCTCTTCATCAAGCAGTAATGTTACAAGATCTTGCTCTTCACGATACAGGCGCTATAGAAGCTCTCCTGCAACAAGGTGCTAATATGAATATAGTCGACAGTAGGGGGCAGACACCTCTTACAATTGCCCATGCCAGAAGTCCCAAAATTGAAGAGTTTTTACTCAGTAGAGCGGCAAAGCATCAAGCTCCCAAGCAACCTACTCCAGCTCGCCCAGCAAACGTTGCACTTTCAAGTGCGTCAAATAATCAAGATGGATCTTCATCAAGCGTTTTAGGTTATGCAGGTATAGCCTTAGGGGCACTTGCAGCTGTTACTTGGGGCTTAATGCGCGATAAGTAA
- a CDS encoding FKBP-type peptidyl-prolyl cis-trans isomerase, protein MNSKNKVLLCVAVTAIGCILAVKTYSKKQLIDSRSPDMSVITRPSGLSFEILKAGNGETTPKPGQVVKVHYTGWLDDAGKPGKKFDSSVDRGTPFEFVIGVGQVIKGWDEGVLEMKEGEKRRLIIPAQLGYGSRGAGGVIPGNATLIFDVELISFK, encoded by the coding sequence ATGAATAGCAAGAATAAAGTACTTTTATGCGTTGCAGTAACAGCAATTGGATGCATACTTGCAGTAAAAACATATTCAAAAAAACAACTTATAGATTCGAGGTCTCCAGATATGTCAGTAATTACACGCCCTTCAGGTCTTTCATTTGAAATCCTTAAAGCAGGAAACGGGGAAACTACCCCTAAACCAGGACAAGTGGTAAAAGTACACTATACCGGTTGGCTCGACGATGCAGGCAAACCAGGTAAAAAGTTTGACAGCAGTGTTGATCGTGGTACCCCTTTTGAATTTGTTATAGGTGTTGGCCAAGTTATCAAAGGTTGGGACGAAGGTGTGCTTGAGATGAAAGAAGGCGAAAAGCGCCGTTTAATTATTCCTGCTCAGTTGGGCTATGGTTCACGTGGTGCAGGCGGCGTTATACCTGGTAATGCAACTTTAATTTTTGATGTTGAACTTATTAGTTTTAAATAA
- a CDS encoding HIT domain-containing protein: MEILYAPWRTQYSTAKPAPNTDLLNSCVFCAHFVLKDDDEQNFILKRFEHSVVMLNLHPYNAGHLLILPYEHKSSLEQLSLPIRTELMEALNTSIGILNEVLRCSGINMGLNLGKASGGSIPEHIHFHVIPRWLGDTNFLAVAAHTKQVSINLREIYDMLKVSFAKI; encoded by the coding sequence ATGGAAATACTTTACGCTCCTTGGCGAACGCAGTATAGTACTGCTAAACCAGCTCCTAACACTGATCTATTAAACTCATGCGTATTTTGTGCTCACTTTGTGCTTAAAGACGATGATGAACAGAATTTTATTTTGAAGCGCTTTGAGCATAGTGTGGTAATGCTTAATTTACACCCTTATAATGCTGGCCATTTACTTATACTGCCCTACGAACACAAATCAAGTTTAGAACAACTAAGTTTGCCTATCCGTACAGAGTTAATGGAGGCTCTCAATACAAGTATAGGGATACTTAATGAAGTATTGCGATGTAGTGGCATTAACATGGGCCTTAACTTAGGAAAAGCTTCAGGTGGTAGTATTCCTGAACATATACATTTTCATGTTATACCACGTTGGTTGGGTGACACTAACTTTTTAGCTGTTGCTGCTCATACCAAGCAAGTATCAATTAATTTACGTGAAATATACGATATGCTCAAAGTATCTTTTGCTAAAATATAG
- a CDS encoding putative DNA binding domain-containing protein: MTYPDQESSTLEFKVTFPKNDQIIKTIIAFCNEKGGKLIVGVEDDGTIIGIQQEEAQQAMEYLEKSIYKASNPPIVPKVYAQAICGKIILIIEVSSGMNKPYYQKSEGLEKGVYVRLGRSTLRANADMIEELKWQSRGKSFDTLAVYHATMDDIDTQKIYEFFNLQNITSYEALLLSYHLKIEEHAHTYPTVTGILTFGKNPQHFLPQSFIICSHFEGISGRTSLATQDCTGTVIEQFYQAYNFILSRLNKSFTIKGPKRIEVLEIPQEALREVLVNALVHRNYHIQSPIKIALFDNRIEIFSPGTFPGPISINNLCAGLTYIRNNALAKILRRAGLIETLGTGFLTLFESYAHYALPIPQVIEGENYIKCILPRNNDNQILRHHSYLNKDNEIEKILHLFSTANDISMSDLLKNSNLSRSSLARRIKQLLQQGLIKQIGVGKGARYIKALD; the protein is encoded by the coding sequence ATGACATATCCAGATCAAGAATCTTCTACTTTAGAGTTTAAAGTAACTTTCCCCAAGAATGATCAAATTATTAAGACCATAATAGCATTTTGCAACGAGAAAGGAGGAAAGCTGATTGTTGGAGTAGAGGATGATGGCACTATCATAGGTATACAACAAGAAGAAGCCCAGCAAGCTATGGAGTATCTAGAAAAGTCTATTTATAAAGCCTCCAATCCTCCTATTGTACCTAAAGTGTATGCTCAAGCCATATGTGGCAAAATAATCCTTATTATTGAAGTATCCTCAGGTATGAATAAACCTTATTATCAGAAAAGTGAAGGTTTAGAGAAAGGTGTGTATGTGCGCTTAGGAAGAAGTACCTTAAGAGCTAATGCCGATATGATAGAAGAATTAAAATGGCAATCACGCGGCAAATCATTTGATACTCTCGCTGTGTATCATGCAACTATGGATGATATAGATACGCAAAAGATATATGAATTTTTTAATCTACAAAATATCACTAGCTATGAAGCTCTATTGCTTTCATATCACTTAAAAATTGAAGAACATGCACATACTTATCCTACCGTAACAGGAATTCTAACCTTTGGTAAAAACCCTCAGCATTTTTTACCACAATCATTTATCATTTGCTCTCATTTTGAAGGTATCTCGGGACGCACCTCATTAGCAACTCAAGATTGCACTGGTACTGTTATTGAACAATTTTATCAAGCATATAACTTTATATTAAGTAGGCTTAATAAGTCATTTACTATTAAAGGCCCTAAACGCATTGAAGTACTAGAAATACCTCAAGAAGCACTCAGAGAAGTACTTGTAAATGCTCTTGTCCATCGCAATTACCATATTCAATCCCCAATAAAAATTGCTCTTTTTGACAATAGAATTGAAATATTTAGCCCAGGTACTTTTCCAGGTCCCATTAGCATCAACAATCTATGCGCAGGCCTAACGTATATCCGCAATAATGCTCTCGCTAAAATATTGCGCCGCGCAGGGCTTATTGAAACTCTTGGCACAGGCTTTTTAACACTTTTTGAAAGCTATGCACACTACGCATTACCCATACCACAAGTTATAGAAGGCGAAAATTATATTAAATGTATCTTGCCACGTAACAATGACAATCAAATCTTAAGGCACCATAGCTATTTAAACAAAGATAACGAGATAGAAAAGATACTACACTTATTTTCTACAGCAAACGATATCTCGATGTCTGACCTACTAAAAAATAGCAATTTATCTCGATCTAGCCTAGCACGAAGAATTAAACAGCTCCTACAACAAGGCCTAATCAAACAAATAGGAGTTGGCAAAGGGGCACGTTATATAAAAGCACTCGATTAG
- a CDS encoding AAA family ATPase, with the protein MKKLPIDVSTFSTMINENYSYIDKTEYIYNLIENGRFYFLSRPRRFGKSLLISTLKELFSGNKHLFQDLWIGSSDYNWQEHPIIHLNFSDLDIETSPELKISLSWELESIAQEYTIDVSSAPSAGSKLKKLVKELAKRNPVVILIDEYDYPLINNLTKIGVAQANRDVLKNFFSVIKSLDAYLKAIFITGVTKFSKTSIFSGLNNLNDLTLAPESALFLGYTQTEIDKYFTDDIAHFAQEKQCQKSDILHEMKTWYNGYRFSRKEETVYNPFSVLYYLKTQERANYWFESGTPSFLIEFLRKHYNALEGIEQAEFSSTGLGTVDLEDIPPITLLFQTGYLTISDYESVTKKYKLGYPNEEVQDSFQKYLLAAFSNTNVTEVEKTTSQLINALK; encoded by the coding sequence ATGAAAAAGTTGCCTATAGATGTTAGTACTTTTAGTACAATGATCAATGAAAACTATAGTTACATAGATAAAACTGAGTACATATATAATCTTATTGAAAATGGTCGCTTTTATTTTCTTTCCCGTCCTCGGCGGTTTGGTAAATCTCTGTTAATTTCAACTTTAAAAGAACTATTTTCTGGCAATAAACACCTTTTTCAGGATCTTTGGATAGGCTCAAGTGATTATAATTGGCAAGAGCATCCTATAATTCATCTTAACTTTTCTGATTTAGACATTGAAACATCCCCTGAGTTAAAAATAAGCTTATCATGGGAACTCGAGTCAATAGCACAAGAATATACCATTGATGTTTCTTCTGCTCCTTCAGCTGGGTCTAAATTAAAAAAACTTGTTAAGGAGTTAGCTAAAAGAAATCCTGTTGTTATTCTTATTGACGAGTATGACTATCCGCTTATTAATAATCTTACTAAAATAGGCGTAGCTCAAGCAAACAGAGATGTACTTAAGAATTTTTTTAGTGTTATTAAAAGTTTAGATGCCTATTTAAAGGCAATCTTTATAACAGGAGTAACAAAGTTTTCAAAGACCTCTATTTTTTCAGGTCTTAATAATCTTAACGATTTAACATTAGCACCTGAAAGTGCTTTATTCCTTGGCTACACGCAAACAGAAATAGATAAATACTTTACTGATGATATTGCTCATTTTGCACAGGAAAAACAATGTCAGAAAAGTGATATACTGCACGAGATGAAGACTTGGTATAATGGATACCGCTTTTCACGTAAAGAGGAGACTGTTTATAATCCTTTTTCGGTACTTTATTATTTAAAAACTCAAGAACGAGCAAATTACTGGTTTGAATCAGGTACACCTTCTTTTTTAATAGAGTTTCTTAGAAAGCACTATAATGCTTTAGAAGGCATTGAGCAAGCAGAGTTCAGTTCTACTGGTCTGGGCACTGTGGATCTTGAAGACATTCCGCCCATTACGCTTCTTTTTCAAACAGGTTATTTAACTATTAGTGATTATGAAAGTGTTACCAAAAAGTATAAGCTTGGCTACCCTAATGAGGAAGTGCAAGATTCATTTCAAAAGTACCTATTAGCTGCATTTTCAAATACAAATGTTACTGAGGTTGAGAAAACTACTTCACAATTAATTAATGCACTTAAATAA
- a CDS encoding OmpH family outer membrane protein encodes MNRFITRYLLMSIACGCAHTEAVAPKVEKAGSSVHSEATTTKFAYVDLQKIITINQENLVHSADEWKELYSKIKSRIEPLNKEIMGLEEKYDKLKKDFETLHKGGLAKEEVLKTKYEELMRTENDLRRQYQEREQFSQDELAKAQGQIGPKIDKAINAVRARFGYDMIFHREALVSADSKLDRTKEVRDELNKQYNEEHKTAKQTTGKTAAPAA; translated from the coding sequence ATGAATCGTTTTATTACAAGGTATTTACTTATGTCTATTGCATGTGGATGCGCGCACACAGAAGCTGTAGCGCCTAAAGTTGAAAAAGCAGGTTCTTCAGTTCATTCAGAAGCTACTACAACTAAGTTTGCTTATGTAGATTTACAAAAAATTATTACTATAAACCAAGAAAATTTGGTTCACTCAGCTGACGAGTGGAAAGAGCTTTATAGCAAAATCAAAAGCCGTATTGAGCCTTTAAATAAAGAAATTATGGGCCTTGAAGAAAAGTACGATAAGCTTAAGAAAGATTTTGAAACCTTGCATAAAGGTGGTCTTGCTAAAGAAGAAGTATTAAAAACTAAGTATGAAGAGTTAATGCGTACAGAAAACGATTTGCGCAGACAATATCAAGAGCGTGAACAGTTTTCTCAAGATGAGCTTGCTAAAGCGCAAGGGCAAATTGGACCAAAAATAGATAAAGCAATTAACGCTGTGCGTGCACGTTTCGGTTATGATATGATTTTCCATCGTGAAGCTCTTGTTTCAGCTGATAGTAAACTTGATCGTACTAAAGAGGTACGTGACGAGTTAAATAAACAGTATAACGAAGAGCATAAGACTGCTAAGCAAACAACAGGTAAAACTGCAGCTCCAGCAGCGTAA
- the alaS gene encoding alanine--tRNA ligase: protein MHSRDIRKKFIDFFVEHGHTYVQSSALIPAQDPTLLFTNAGMNQFKDLFLGKETRSYKRAVSIQKCIRAGGKHNDLENVGFTKRHLTFFEMMGNFSFGDYFKRDAIRFAWDFLTKVVQLEQDKLYASVYKLDDEAYAIWQTEIGLPQERIVRLGEADNFWQMGDTGPCGPCSEIYIDRGLKYGCGQAACAPGCSCDRFLEIWNLVFMQFDRQADGTDKPLKHTGVDTGMGLERLVAVIQDKDSVFETDIFEPLIARLEELTGRSYAQATPEIQAAFRVIVDHIRSSCFALADGCTPSNEGRGYVLRKIIRRAALFCQKLSEKNIFPDLVQTLAHQMGDIYPELTVSQTHITALLTSETEKFAHNLTHGQTILNSYFQENNNTRIITGAQAFKLYDTYGFPLELTNVIAHEHGFTVDTQEFEVEMEKQRLQSGKKLKTDDTCHMDESLFTHFTGYDEHVTQSKIIGILVNNTLVQEVPAGTLCSIITSKSPFYIECGGQISDEGTVKIGSYETKLLGIKKVGTTSAALLEAPTALKVGDTVTLIVDMPTRLNTMKNHTATHLLQAALITFLGKGVKQSGSVVTPDYLRFDFTYHENLTPEQIVLIEDLVNKKILENLPVKTEHTNLKEATSRGVIAFFGEKYNPEQVRVIEIPGFSAELCGGTHVRATGDIGLFKITEVTALSAGNRRLVAVTGPAALLAFQETFVITKALGQEFKVTQEHILDAIKKQKEQLREAQQEAKELKKQLSALLVPTWLKDTKTVATVPFLYKHLRTLAASDLKDTAQELIKAQPGIYFLTTTENHKASFFVAVAPQLAHRINLKNFGAWLKELGLQGGGSGTSIQGGAVVLPYNLEPQIVTWLEANLAN, encoded by the coding sequence ATGCATTCACGTGACATTCGAAAAAAATTTATAGATTTCTTTGTAGAACACGGACACACATACGTACAAAGTTCTGCTTTGATTCCTGCACAAGATCCTACCCTGCTCTTTACTAATGCGGGCATGAACCAATTTAAAGATCTTTTTTTAGGTAAAGAAACACGCAGCTATAAACGCGCAGTCAGCATACAAAAATGTATACGCGCAGGCGGCAAACATAACGACCTTGAAAACGTTGGATTTACCAAACGTCATTTAACCTTTTTTGAAATGATGGGTAACTTCTCGTTTGGCGACTATTTTAAACGTGACGCTATACGTTTTGCGTGGGACTTCTTAACCAAAGTAGTACAGCTAGAACAAGATAAACTGTATGCAAGCGTCTATAAACTTGACGACGAAGCGTATGCTATTTGGCAAACAGAAATTGGATTGCCTCAAGAGCGCATTGTGCGCCTAGGTGAAGCTGATAACTTTTGGCAGATGGGCGATACAGGCCCTTGCGGTCCTTGCAGTGAAATTTATATCGATCGTGGTTTAAAGTATGGCTGCGGCCAAGCAGCATGCGCTCCTGGGTGCTCATGTGACCGCTTTTTAGAAATATGGAATTTAGTATTTATGCAGTTTGATCGTCAAGCTGATGGCACTGATAAACCGCTTAAGCATACAGGCGTTGATACGGGTATGGGACTTGAGCGGCTTGTAGCAGTTATACAAGACAAAGACTCAGTGTTTGAAACAGATATATTCGAGCCACTTATAGCACGCTTAGAAGAACTTACTGGCAGATCATACGCTCAAGCTACACCAGAAATACAAGCTGCTTTTCGCGTAATTGTAGATCATATTCGCTCTTCTTGTTTTGCTCTAGCTGATGGATGCACTCCTTCAAACGAAGGTCGCGGTTATGTACTACGTAAAATTATTCGCCGAGCTGCACTTTTTTGCCAGAAATTAAGCGAAAAAAATATCTTTCCTGATTTAGTACAAACGCTTGCTCATCAAATGGGCGATATCTATCCTGAGCTTACCGTAAGCCAAACGCATATTACTGCTTTACTGACAAGTGAAACTGAGAAATTTGCCCATAATTTAACTCATGGTCAAACTATTTTGAATTCTTACTTTCAAGAAAACAACAATACCCGCATTATTACCGGAGCTCAAGCATTTAAACTGTATGATACCTATGGCTTTCCGTTAGAGCTTACTAATGTTATCGCTCATGAGCATGGTTTTACTGTTGATACGCAGGAATTTGAAGTTGAAATGGAAAAACAACGGTTACAATCAGGTAAAAAGCTTAAAACAGATGATACTTGTCATATGGACGAGTCTCTGTTTACCCATTTTACTGGTTACGATGAACATGTAACGCAGTCAAAAATTATCGGTATTCTTGTTAATAATACTCTGGTACAAGAGGTACCTGCGGGCACCTTATGTTCAATTATTACCAGTAAGTCGCCGTTTTATATTGAATGTGGCGGCCAAATAAGCGATGAAGGCACCGTAAAAATAGGCTCTTATGAGACTAAACTACTGGGTATTAAAAAAGTGGGCACTACAAGCGCAGCTTTATTAGAGGCTCCTACAGCACTTAAAGTAGGTGACACTGTAACACTTATAGTTGATATGCCAACACGTCTTAATACCATGAAAAACCATACAGCAACTCATTTATTACAAGCGGCGCTTATAACGTTTCTTGGCAAAGGGGTTAAACAATCAGGTTCTGTGGTTACGCCTGATTACTTACGTTTCGATTTTACCTATCATGAAAATTTAACACCAGAACAAATTGTACTTATAGAAGATTTAGTAAACAAAAAAATACTTGAAAATCTGCCCGTAAAAACTGAGCATACTAATTTAAAAGAGGCGACTTCACGCGGCGTTATAGCATTCTTTGGTGAAAAATATAATCCCGAACAAGTACGCGTTATTGAAATTCCTGGTTTTTCTGCTGAACTGTGTGGCGGCACGCATGTACGCGCAACTGGCGACATTGGTCTCTTTAAAATAACAGAAGTTACTGCTCTATCGGCTGGCAATCGACGCCTTGTTGCTGTAACCGGGCCAGCAGCGCTCCTAGCTTTTCAAGAGACGTTTGTTATAACTAAAGCTTTAGGGCAAGAATTTAAAGTTACGCAAGAGCATATACTTGATGCAATTAAAAAACAAAAAGAACAACTCAGAGAAGCGCAACAAGAAGCTAAAGAGCTTAAAAAGCAACTCTCTGCCTTACTTGTACCTACGTGGCTCAAGGACACTAAAACTGTAGCAACTGTACCGTTTTTATATAAGCATTTACGCACTCTTGCAGCAAGCGATCTTAAAGATACCGCACAAGAGCTTATTAAAGCGCAACCCGGCATCTACTTTTTAACCACTACCGAAAACCATAAAGCAAGCTTTTTTGTAGCCGTAGCGCCACAACTTGCACATCGCATCAATCTTAAAAACTTTGGCGCGTGGCTTAAAGAACTTGGTCTTCAAGGTGGCGGCTCAGGAACTTCTATTCAAGGTGGTGCCGTAGTATTACCCTATAATCTTGAACCACAAATAGTAACATGGTTAGAAGCTAACCTAGCTAACTAA
- a CDS encoding aminoacyl-tRNA hydrolase — protein MKKAPEIVIAPPKAIVGLGNPGTAYTHTRHNIGFLILDALADRHGGIWRSRDKMDFCEITLNTTPVLLVKPQTYMNSSGQVYPYLAKQGIKAESMLIVHDEMEFPFGKVSLRVGGSARGHNGLKSFISVCGDGFARLRFGIGRPDEREQVSDYVLEKFKEPARDLENALDASVSLIEKLYRE, from the coding sequence ATGAAAAAAGCACCAGAAATAGTTATAGCGCCTCCTAAAGCGATAGTTGGTTTAGGAAATCCAGGTACAGCGTATACGCATACGCGTCATAATATAGGTTTTTTGATATTGGATGCTCTTGCAGATCGTCATGGTGGTATATGGCGTTCACGCGACAAAATGGATTTTTGTGAAATTACTCTTAACACTACCCCTGTATTGCTTGTTAAGCCGCAAACGTATATGAATAGTTCGGGCCAGGTATATCCCTATTTAGCCAAACAGGGTATTAAAGCAGAAAGCATGTTGATTGTGCATGATGAGATGGAGTTCCCTTTTGGCAAAGTGAGTCTGCGTGTGGGTGGCAGTGCACGTGGCCATAATGGTCTTAAGTCTTTTATTTCCGTGTGTGGTGATGGTTTTGCGCGGCTACGTTTTGGTATAGGTCGTCCTGATGAGCGTGAACAAGTTTCTGATTACGTGTTAGAAAAATTTAAAGAGCCTGCTCGTGATTTAGAAAATGCTCTAGATGCTTCGGTATCACTGATAGAAAAGCTGTATAGAGAGTGA
- a CDS encoding PD-(D/E)XK nuclease domain-containing protein yields MLQSLFAHIPYQLHIAQERYYHSLFQLIGSLLGLEVQSEISTDKGRIDLVFSTSKYVYLFELKFNVSAEEALKQIEEQRYYEKYLLTGKKITLIGLSFKHTKQKLTLDYSIKTS; encoded by the coding sequence TTGTTGCAAAGTTTATTTGCTCATATTCCTTATCAGCTTCATATTGCTCAAGAACGTTATTATCATTCGCTGTTTCAACTTATAGGTAGCTTGCTAGGATTAGAGGTGCAATCAGAAATAAGTACTGATAAAGGTAGAATTGATCTAGTGTTTTCTACGTCAAAATATGTTTATTTGTTTGAGCTGAAATTTAACGTAAGTGCTGAAGAAGCTTTAAAGCAAATAGAAGAGCAGCGCTACTACGAAAAGTATTTGCTGACAGGAAAAAAAATAACCTTGATAGGTCTTTCTTTTAAACATACTAAGCAAAAATTAACTTTAGACTATAGTATAAAAACTTCATAA